The following proteins are encoded in a genomic region of Roseisolibacter agri:
- the groL gene encoding chaperonin GroEL (60 kDa chaperone family; promotes refolding of misfolded polypeptides especially under stressful conditions; forms two stacked rings of heptamers to form a barrel-shaped 14mer; ends can be capped by GroES; misfolded proteins enter the barrel where they are refolded when GroES binds), whose translation MAAKELHFNTDARAALKRGVDQLAEAVKVTLGPKGRNVVIDKKFGAPTVTKDGVTVAKEIELSDPLENMGAQMVKEVATKTSDNAGDGTTTATVLAQAIFREGLKNVTAGVNPMALKRGIDKAVTAIVEELKKISVPTAGKKEIAQVGSISANNDAEIGSLIADAMEKVGKDGVITVEEAKGLETTLETVDGMQFDRGYLSPYFVTDPDKMEAALEDAYILIHDKKVSSMKDLLPVLEKVAQAGRPLLIIAEDVEGEALATLVVNKLRGTLRVAAVKAPGFGDRRKAMLQDIATLTGGQVVSEEVGFKLENAVLTDLGRAKRIVVDKDNTTIIDGHGTQDSIQGRIKEIRAAVDKSTSDYDKEKLQERLAKLAGGVAVINVGAATEAEMKEKKARVEDALHATRAAVEEGIVPGGGVALVRAQRALDGLKLDDTDEQIGVQIIRRAIEEPLRMIVQNAGAEGSIVLEKVRTAQGATYGYNALTDTYEDLVQAGVIDPTKVTRTALQNAASISGLLLTTEALIVEKKEDKPAAAGGAPGGMGGMY comes from the coding sequence ATGGCTGCGAAGGAACTGCACTTCAACACCGACGCGCGCGCTGCCCTGAAGCGCGGCGTCGACCAGCTCGCCGAGGCGGTCAAGGTGACGCTCGGCCCCAAGGGCCGGAACGTCGTCATCGACAAGAAGTTCGGCGCCCCCACGGTGACCAAGGACGGCGTCACCGTCGCCAAGGAGATCGAGCTGTCCGATCCGCTCGAGAACATGGGCGCGCAGATGGTGAAGGAGGTCGCGACCAAGACGTCGGACAACGCCGGCGACGGCACGACGACGGCGACCGTCCTCGCCCAGGCCATCTTCCGCGAGGGCCTCAAGAACGTGACGGCCGGCGTCAACCCGATGGCGCTCAAGCGCGGCATCGACAAGGCCGTCACCGCGATCGTCGAGGAGCTGAAGAAGATCTCGGTCCCGACGGCCGGCAAGAAGGAGATCGCGCAGGTCGGCAGCATCTCGGCCAACAACGACGCCGAGATCGGCTCGCTGATCGCCGACGCGATGGAGAAGGTCGGCAAGGACGGCGTCATCACGGTCGAGGAGGCGAAGGGCCTCGAGACGACGCTGGAGACGGTCGACGGCATGCAGTTCGACCGCGGCTACCTCTCGCCGTACTTCGTGACGGACCCGGACAAGATGGAGGCGGCCCTCGAGGACGCGTACATCCTGATCCACGACAAGAAGGTCTCGTCGATGAAGGACCTCCTCCCGGTGCTGGAGAAGGTCGCGCAGGCCGGCCGTCCGCTGCTCATCATCGCCGAGGACGTCGAGGGCGAGGCGCTCGCCACGCTCGTCGTCAACAAGCTGCGCGGCACGCTGCGCGTCGCGGCCGTGAAGGCCCCGGGCTTCGGTGACCGCCGCAAGGCGATGCTGCAGGACATCGCGACGCTCACCGGTGGTCAGGTCGTCTCCGAGGAAGTCGGCTTCAAGCTCGAGAACGCGGTCCTCACGGACCTCGGCCGCGCGAAGCGCATCGTCGTCGACAAGGACAACACGACGATCATCGACGGCCACGGCACCCAGGATTCGATCCAGGGCCGCATCAAGGAGATCCGCGCCGCGGTCGACAAGAGCACGTCGGACTACGACAAGGAGAAGCTCCAGGAGCGTCTCGCGAAGCTCGCCGGTGGTGTCGCCGTGATCAACGTCGGCGCCGCGACCGAGGCCGAGATGAAGGAGAAGAAGGCCCGCGTCGAGGACGCGCTCCACGCGACCCGCGCGGCCGTCGAGGAGGGCATCGTCCCGGGCGGCGGCGTGGCGCTGGTGCGCGCGCAGCGCGCGCTGGACGGCCTCAAGCTCGACGACACCGACGAGCAGATCGGCGTGCAGATCATCCGCCGCGCGATCGAGGAGCCGCTCCGCATGATCGTCCAGAACGCCGGCGCGGAGGGCTCGATCGTCCTCGAGAAGGTGCGCACGGCCCAGGGCGCGACGTACGGCTACAACGCGCTCACGGACACGTACGAGGACCTCGTGCAGGCCGGCGTCATCGACCCGACCAAGGTCACGCGCACGGCGCTGCAGAACGCGGCCTCGATCTCGGGTCTGCTCCTCACGACCGAGGCGCTGATCGTCGAGAAGAAGGAGGACAAGCCGGCCGCCGCGGGTGGCGCGCCGGGCGGCATGGGCGGGATGTACTGA
- a CDS encoding PEP-CTERM sorting domain-containing protein, translating into MRSSRPRILHVPTALLLLLAGVPARAQLIDTGTPPTVANWPIFPFGRASDVSYASLGQSFTVPSGTTFTQLNEFDFWLRDNTITGTTPFYAYLFGWDPATRMTGGSYLFRSTAQSYTGAATPTEFSFVTGGINLTAGQTYLAVLSSVEFPDAPVVLRPGATQTTSWPNDTYAGGSSFVRNGPSGLATLTGGPWSLAGGTGTDLAFRATFAAPGGGGTSTVPEPSSAALLAAGLLGVVAVARRRRTR; encoded by the coding sequence ATGCGCTCGTCTCGACCTCGCATCCTGCACGTCCCCACCGCCCTGCTGCTCCTGCTCGCCGGCGTGCCGGCCCGGGCGCAGCTGATCGACACGGGCACCCCGCCGACGGTGGCGAACTGGCCCATCTTCCCATTCGGGCGCGCCAGCGACGTCTCGTACGCGTCGCTCGGGCAGAGCTTCACCGTCCCGAGCGGGACGACGTTCACGCAGCTGAACGAGTTCGACTTCTGGCTGCGCGACAACACGATCACGGGCACGACGCCGTTCTACGCGTACCTCTTCGGGTGGGACCCGGCGACGCGGATGACCGGCGGCAGCTACCTGTTCCGCAGCACCGCGCAGAGCTACACGGGCGCGGCCACGCCCACCGAGTTCAGCTTCGTCACCGGTGGGATCAACCTCACCGCGGGCCAGACGTACCTCGCGGTGCTGAGCAGCGTCGAGTTCCCCGACGCACCGGTGGTCCTGCGGCCCGGCGCCACGCAGACGACGTCGTGGCCGAACGACACGTACGCGGGCGGCTCGTCGTTCGTCCGCAACGGGCCGTCGGGGCTGGCGACGCTGACGGGCGGCCCGTGGAGCCTCGCGGGTGGCACGGGGACGGACCTCGCCTTCCGCGCGACGTTCGCCGCGCCGGGCGGCGGTGGCACGTCGACCGTGCCCGAGCCGTCGTCGGCCGCGCTGCTGGCGGCGGGCCTGCTGGGCGTCGTGGCGGTCGCGCGGCGGCGTCGCACACGGTGA
- a CDS encoding carbonic anhydrase has protein sequence MENYRRLIENNRRWVAELTAADPGYFSNLAIKQEPQFLFIGCSDSRVPAELLTGTHPGELFVHRNVANLVLPSDLNAMSVLQYAIEALRVEHVIVTGHFECGGVRAALGDTTNGLVDHWLSHVRNVVRWNQRELDAITDERARFDRVVELNVLEQIYHLSETPVVQKAWRKGRRPMLHGLVYDIREGYLRELVTGIDSEEAAERLSSRRAPTAAAV, from the coding sequence ATGGAAAACTACCGTCGCCTGATCGAGAACAACCGGCGCTGGGTGGCCGAGCTCACGGCCGCCGATCCCGGCTACTTCTCGAACCTCGCGATCAAGCAGGAGCCGCAGTTCCTGTTCATCGGCTGCTCCGACAGCCGCGTGCCGGCGGAGCTGCTGACCGGGACGCACCCGGGCGAGCTGTTCGTGCACCGGAACGTGGCGAACCTCGTGCTGCCATCGGACCTGAACGCGATGTCGGTGCTGCAGTACGCCATCGAGGCGCTGCGCGTGGAGCACGTCATCGTCACCGGGCACTTCGAGTGCGGCGGCGTGCGCGCCGCGCTGGGCGACACGACGAACGGGCTCGTGGACCACTGGCTGAGCCACGTGCGCAACGTCGTGCGCTGGAACCAGCGCGAGCTGGACGCGATCACGGACGAGCGCGCGCGCTTCGACCGCGTGGTCGAGCTGAACGTGCTGGAGCAGATCTACCACCTGTCCGAGACGCCCGTCGTGCAGAAGGCGTGGCGGAAGGGGCGTCGCCCGATGCTGCACGGCCTCGTGTACGACATCCGCGAGGGCTACCTGCGCGAGCTCGTCACGGGGATCGACTCCGAGGAAGCCGCCGAGCGGCTGTCGAGCCGCCGCGCGCCGACCGCAGCCGCCGTCTAG
- a CDS encoding MBL fold metallo-hydrolase — MQLWVLGSGSRGNAVLLESDGRRLLVDAGFGVRELQTRLGRIGVAPQSIAACVVTHEHTDHVKGATQAAAKWGWALHASEGTIAAHPPLATAGTTAFRAGDTLALPGFAVETVRTPHDARESVALVATGTACGTRAGICYDLGHASDAVRTAMRAVDMLVLESNHDSDMLRAGPYPPSVSARIAGRNGHLSNAAAGALARQLASTTLRHVVLAHLSENCNLPQTAATAVREALATTRFRGAITPAAQDAVVGPFVASAGRARVRAEQLSLAF, encoded by the coding sequence GTGCAGCTCTGGGTGCTCGGCAGCGGGAGCCGCGGCAACGCCGTGCTCCTCGAGAGCGACGGCCGCCGCCTGCTCGTGGACGCCGGCTTCGGCGTGCGCGAGCTGCAGACGCGGCTCGGGCGCATCGGCGTCGCGCCGCAGTCGATCGCGGCGTGCGTCGTCACGCACGAGCACACCGACCACGTGAAGGGCGCCACGCAGGCGGCGGCGAAGTGGGGCTGGGCGCTGCACGCGAGCGAGGGCACCATCGCCGCGCATCCGCCGCTCGCCACCGCGGGCACGACGGCGTTCCGCGCGGGCGACACGCTCGCGCTGCCCGGCTTCGCGGTCGAGACCGTGCGGACACCGCACGACGCGCGGGAGAGCGTGGCGCTGGTCGCGACCGGCACCGCCTGCGGCACACGCGCCGGCATCTGCTACGACCTCGGGCACGCGTCGGACGCGGTGCGCACGGCGATGCGCGCCGTCGACATGCTCGTGCTGGAGTCCAACCACGACAGCGACATGCTGCGCGCGGGCCCGTATCCGCCGTCCGTCAGCGCGCGCATCGCGGGCCGCAACGGGCATCTCAGCAACGCGGCCGCCGGCGCGCTGGCGCGGCAGCTCGCGTCGACGACGCTGCGGCACGTCGTGCTCGCGCACCTGAGCGAGAACTGCAACCTACCGCAGACCGCGGCGACCGCCGTGCGCGAGGCGCTCGCCACCACGCGCTTCCGCGGCGCGATCACGCCGGCCGCGCAGGACGCCGTCGTCGGACCGTTCGTCGCCAGCGCGGGGCGCGCCCGCGTGCGCGCCGAGCAGCTCTCGCTGGCCTTCTGA
- a CDS encoding putative sugar nucleotidyl transferase, whose amino-acid sequence MSPLHLYDDARARTFEPFALTRPAGELRAGALLVRQRWEQALALTAAGFVGAPHLASFEELDAPAASTDVLPARAIVANARFAPALAVADPDADVWACDGRVAAVRLREALPVDRLADGTLELEALADPQARTAPIRGWWMQEVWDYVGQLTTMLADDLPVIGPTLQPMYHGATVLGTHPVFVEAGAHVEPYVVLDASAGAIVIRREATVQAFTRVVGPCYVGQASLVTADKIAACAIGEVARVHGEISTSIVLGHSNKAHDGFVGHSYLGRWVNLGAGTTTSNLKNTYGTVALWTPAGVRDTGLQFLGTLFGDHAKTGIGLQLNTGTVLGAGANVYDRMPPKAVAPFAWGGAAPYDTYDVDKFVDVAARAMARRQVTLGARGAAQLRAAHARGTGR is encoded by the coding sequence ATGTCTCCCCTGCACCTCTACGACGACGCGCGCGCGCGCACCTTCGAGCCGTTCGCGCTCACCCGTCCCGCGGGCGAGCTGCGCGCGGGCGCGCTGCTCGTGCGGCAGCGCTGGGAGCAGGCGCTGGCGCTGACGGCCGCCGGCTTCGTCGGCGCGCCGCACCTCGCGAGCTTCGAGGAGCTCGACGCGCCGGCCGCGAGCACCGACGTGCTCCCCGCGCGCGCGATCGTCGCCAACGCGCGCTTCGCGCCGGCGCTGGCCGTCGCGGACCCGGACGCCGACGTCTGGGCGTGCGACGGGCGCGTGGCCGCGGTGCGCCTGCGCGAGGCGCTGCCGGTCGACCGCCTGGCGGATGGCACCCTGGAGCTCGAGGCGCTGGCGGACCCGCAGGCGCGCACGGCGCCGATCCGCGGCTGGTGGATGCAGGAGGTGTGGGACTACGTCGGGCAGCTGACCACGATGCTCGCCGACGACCTGCCGGTGATCGGCCCCACGCTCCAGCCGATGTACCACGGCGCGACGGTCCTCGGCACGCACCCGGTGTTCGTGGAGGCGGGCGCGCACGTCGAGCCGTACGTCGTGCTGGACGCATCGGCCGGCGCGATCGTGATCCGCCGTGAGGCGACGGTGCAGGCGTTCACGCGCGTCGTCGGCCCGTGCTACGTCGGCCAGGCGTCGCTCGTCACGGCCGACAAGATCGCGGCCTGCGCGATCGGCGAGGTCGCGCGCGTGCACGGCGAGATCAGCACCAGCATCGTGCTCGGGCACTCGAACAAGGCGCACGACGGCTTCGTCGGCCACTCGTACCTGGGCCGCTGGGTCAACCTCGGCGCCGGCACGACGACGAGCAACCTGAAGAACACGTACGGCACCGTCGCGCTCTGGACGCCCGCCGGCGTGCGCGACACGGGGCTCCAGTTCCTCGGCACGCTGTTCGGCGATCACGCCAAGACGGGCATCGGGCTGCAGCTGAACACCGGTACGGTGCTCGGCGCCGGCGCCAACGTGTACGACCGCATGCCGCCCAAGGCCGTCGCGCCGTTCGCGTGGGGTGGCGCGGCGCCGTACGACACGTACGACGTCGACAAGTTCGTCGACGTCGCGGCGCGCGCGATGGCGCGGCGCCAGGTGACGCTCGGCGCGCGCGGCGCGGCGCAGCTGCGCGCGGCCCACGCGCGCGGCACGGGGCGCTGA
- a CDS encoding mannose-1-phosphate guanylyltransferase, with product MSGADPTAGAWAVVLAGGVGSRFWPLSTPTRPKQLLPLVDGEPLLANTLARLAPLVPAARTLVLTNASLVAPIRALAPELPAENVIAEPAPAGTAAALAWAARTVARRGGDDAVMLCVHADWAIGDPDGFRAALRDAARAAAAHRSLVTVGIVPTRDDPGFGYIQPDAEIEPGVHRVARFVEKPTRERAARMRAEGYLWNSGIFVWRAGDFLEELDARCPEVAPALRAVSDAADDASAIGTFFADVTPVAVDVGVMERSPRVLVLPGDFGWDDVGTWGALGRVRALDGAENATSGAVHLLDAHRNVVHADGNAVVLYGVDDLVVVVGRGLTLVTTVDRSSDLKTLLDSLPRELKPGG from the coding sequence GTGAGCGGAGCCGATCCGACCGCCGGCGCGTGGGCCGTGGTCCTCGCCGGCGGAGTGGGCTCGCGCTTCTGGCCGCTCAGCACCCCGACGCGCCCCAAGCAGCTCCTCCCGCTGGTGGACGGCGAGCCGCTGCTCGCGAACACGCTGGCGCGGCTGGCGCCGCTGGTCCCCGCCGCGCGCACGCTCGTGCTGACGAACGCGTCGCTCGTCGCGCCGATCCGCGCGCTGGCGCCCGAGCTGCCGGCCGAGAACGTGATCGCCGAGCCCGCGCCGGCGGGCACCGCAGCCGCGCTGGCGTGGGCGGCGCGCACCGTCGCGCGCCGCGGCGGCGACGACGCCGTGATGCTGTGCGTCCACGCCGACTGGGCGATCGGGGATCCCGACGGCTTCCGCGCCGCGCTGCGCGATGCAGCGCGCGCGGCCGCCGCGCATCGCAGCCTCGTCACGGTCGGCATCGTGCCGACGCGCGACGACCCGGGATTCGGCTACATCCAGCCCGACGCCGAGATCGAGCCGGGCGTGCACCGCGTGGCGCGCTTCGTCGAGAAGCCGACGCGCGAGCGCGCCGCGCGCATGCGCGCGGAGGGCTACCTGTGGAACTCGGGGATCTTCGTGTGGCGCGCGGGCGACTTCCTCGAGGAGCTGGACGCGCGCTGCCCCGAGGTGGCGCCGGCGCTGCGCGCGGTGTCCGACGCCGCCGACGACGCGAGCGCGATCGGCACCTTCTTCGCCGACGTCACGCCCGTGGCCGTGGACGTCGGCGTCATGGAGCGCAGCCCGCGCGTGCTCGTGCTGCCGGGGGACTTCGGGTGGGACGACGTCGGCACGTGGGGGGCGCTGGGCCGGGTGCGCGCGCTCGATGGCGCGGAGAACGCCACCAGCGGCGCGGTGCACCTGCTGGACGCGCACCGCAACGTGGTCCACGCGGATGGGAACGCCGTCGTGCTCTACGGGGTAGACGACCTGGTGGTGGTGGTGGGGCGCGGGCTCACGCTCGTGACCACCGTCGACCGTTCCAGCGACCTCAAGACCCTCCTCGACTCGCTCCCGCGCGAGCTCAAGCCCGGCGGTTGA
- a CDS encoding response regulator — protein sequence MTETPPGRTATRHVLVADDEPHIGRIIKMKLEQGPFRVSLAHDGREALDLLEREGDVDLVLLDLMMPNVSGLDVLARLRANERFRDVPCIILTAAGQEQQYREAMALGATDFMTKPFSPKKLYARTAELAGVTDVESEQS from the coding sequence ATGACCGAAACTCCGCCCGGCCGCACCGCGACGCGCCACGTGCTCGTCGCCGACGACGAGCCGCACATCGGGCGCATCATCAAGATGAAGCTCGAGCAGGGGCCGTTCCGGGTCTCGCTCGCGCATGACGGCCGCGAGGCGCTGGACCTGCTGGAGCGCGAGGGCGACGTGGACCTCGTGCTGCTCGATCTCATGATGCCGAACGTCAGCGGGCTGGACGTGCTGGCGCGGCTGCGCGCCAACGAGCGGTTCCGCGACGTGCCGTGCATCATCCTCACGGCCGCGGGTCAGGAGCAGCAGTACCGCGAGGCGATGGCGCTGGGCGCGACGGACTTCATGACGAAGCCGTTCAGCCCGAAGAAGCTGTACGCGCGCACCGCGGAGCTGGCGGGCGTGACGGACGTCGAGTCGGAGCAGTCGTGA
- a CDS encoding roadblock/LC7 domain-containing protein has translation MPTLRDLIETLQARADVAGAVVLGRDGLLVDAGGLDAADAEHLAAVAPGIATAGDAMGAAASDGPLSTAVLEFAHGLAVVSVLSPDVLLVVRLAKDAEPGALVYELRRSRAQLAALV, from the coding sequence ATGCCGACGCTCCGCGACCTGATCGAGACCCTCCAGGCGCGCGCGGACGTCGCGGGCGCCGTCGTGCTCGGGCGCGACGGCCTCCTGGTGGACGCCGGTGGCTTGGACGCCGCCGACGCGGAGCACCTGGCCGCGGTGGCGCCGGGGATCGCGACCGCGGGCGACGCGATGGGCGCGGCGGCGAGCGACGGCCCCCTCTCCACCGCCGTGCTGGAGTTCGCGCACGGCCTCGCGGTGGTCTCGGTGCTCTCGCCCGACGTGCTGCTGGTGGTGCGCCTGGCGAAGGACGCCGAGCCGGGCGCGCTCGTCTACGAGCTCCGGCGCTCTCGCGCGCAGCTGGCCGCGCTGGTCTGA
- the serS gene encoding serine--tRNA ligase, with translation MHDLKLVREQPDLLRDAMRRRGALDALAPQLDRLATLEQERRALIQQVEEQKAARNASSAEVARRKKAGESADDLIAQGRTLGESIAALEARANAADDELRAILMEIPNVPLPDVPQGGEDANVVVREWGTPRAPDGVQPHWDVGAALGLFDLERGAKVSGSGFVVYRGQGARLVRALMNWFLDVHTSEHGYEEVWAPAIVNRASMTGTGQLPKFEDDAYAIRDDDLFLIPTAEVPVTNLYRDEVLDAAQLPMGFTAYTPCFRREAGSAGKDTRGIQRVHQFDKVELVRYSTAEDSAAQLELLTGHAETMLQRLGLPYRVKLLAAGDTGFSSAKTYDLEVYAPGVDKWLEVSSCSVFTDFQARRANIRYRPAPKDKPRFVHTLNGSGLAFPRVIAAILEHYQQPDGSVALPEVLHAYAGTDVLRPAEAAAAR, from the coding sequence ATGCACGACCTGAAGCTGGTGCGCGAGCAGCCCGACCTGCTCCGCGACGCGATGCGTCGCCGCGGGGCGCTCGACGCGCTCGCCCCGCAGCTGGACCGCCTGGCCACGCTGGAGCAGGAGCGCCGCGCGCTCATCCAGCAGGTCGAGGAGCAGAAGGCCGCCCGCAACGCGAGCAGCGCCGAGGTGGCGCGGCGCAAGAAGGCGGGCGAGAGCGCGGACGACCTGATCGCGCAGGGGCGCACCCTGGGCGAGTCGATCGCGGCGCTCGAGGCGCGCGCCAACGCGGCGGACGATGAGCTGCGCGCGATCCTGATGGAGATCCCGAACGTCCCGCTCCCAGACGTCCCGCAGGGTGGCGAGGACGCGAACGTCGTCGTGCGCGAGTGGGGCACGCCGCGCGCGCCCGACGGCGTGCAGCCGCACTGGGACGTCGGCGCGGCGCTCGGCCTGTTCGACCTGGAGCGCGGTGCGAAGGTCAGCGGCTCGGGCTTCGTGGTCTACCGCGGCCAGGGCGCGCGGCTGGTGCGGGCGCTCATGAACTGGTTCCTCGACGTGCACACGTCGGAGCACGGCTACGAGGAGGTCTGGGCGCCGGCGATCGTGAACCGCGCGTCGATGACCGGCACGGGCCAGCTGCCGAAGTTCGAGGACGACGCCTACGCGATCAGGGACGACGACCTGTTCCTGATCCCGACGGCCGAGGTGCCCGTGACGAACCTGTACCGCGACGAGGTGCTCGACGCGGCGCAGCTGCCGATGGGCTTCACCGCGTACACGCCCTGCTTCCGCCGCGAGGCCGGATCGGCGGGCAAGGACACGCGCGGCATCCAGCGGGTCCACCAGTTCGACAAGGTGGAGCTGGTGCGCTACAGCACCGCCGAGGACTCGGCCGCGCAACTGGAGCTGCTCACCGGGCACGCGGAGACGATGCTGCAGCGCCTCGGGCTGCCGTACCGCGTGAAGCTGCTGGCGGCGGGCGACACCGGCTTCTCGAGCGCCAAGACGTACGACCTCGAGGTCTATGCGCCGGGCGTCGACAAGTGGCTCGAGGTCTCGAGCTGCAGCGTGTTCACGGACTTCCAGGCGCGGCGCGCGAACATCCGCTACCGCCCGGCGCCGAAGGACAAGCCGCGCTTCGTGCACACGCTCAACGGGTCGGGCCTCGCGTTCCCGCGCGTGATCGCGGCGATCCTGGAGCACTACCAGCAGCCCGACGGGTCCGTGGCGCTGCCGGAGGTGCTGCACGCGTACGCGGGCACGGACGTCCTGCGTCCGGCCGAAGCGGCCGCGGCGCGCTGA
- a CDS encoding sensor histidine kinase encodes MRRRAPVVLVVVGIVLLVAWNVVYTQRVLTRIRDAERRQTIILQRVFRAQADSNPAVAAAALQDVIFQLQQSGVPMVQLSADGKAMGGMNLPWGSDFTDPRIPAYITQLAKQNTPVQDPETGTVVYFGYSDLVEGLRVIPLLQAGLLGALLLAGVYALVVRGRAEREHVWAGMARESAHQLGTPLSSLSGWIDLLDDEVTEQGRHAKPMMKSAVDSMKADLERLERVAHRFERIGREPKRDDVDVAVLVDRIVAYFKRRVPTRSAAVTVRAHRPRDPVVVKGDAVLLEWVLEALTKNAVDALAGRGGKIDVMVERRDDGTVRLRVADDGPGIPPKLRRRIFDAGFSTKERGWGIGLSLARRIVEENHGGRIALVPSDRGATFDVILS; translated from the coding sequence ATGCGCCGCCGCGCGCCCGTCGTCCTGGTGGTCGTCGGGATCGTGCTGCTCGTGGCGTGGAACGTCGTCTACACGCAGCGGGTCCTCACGCGGATCCGCGACGCGGAGCGGCGGCAGACGATCATCCTCCAGCGCGTCTTCCGCGCGCAGGCGGACTCGAATCCGGCGGTGGCCGCGGCGGCGCTGCAGGACGTGATCTTCCAGCTGCAGCAGTCCGGCGTGCCGATGGTGCAGCTCAGCGCCGACGGCAAGGCGATGGGCGGGATGAACCTGCCGTGGGGGAGCGACTTCACCGACCCGCGGATACCCGCCTACATCACGCAGCTCGCGAAGCAGAACACGCCCGTGCAGGACCCCGAGACGGGCACGGTCGTCTACTTCGGCTACAGCGATCTCGTCGAGGGGCTGCGCGTCATCCCGCTGCTGCAGGCGGGGCTGCTGGGCGCGCTGCTGCTGGCCGGCGTGTACGCGCTCGTCGTGCGCGGGCGCGCGGAGCGCGAGCACGTGTGGGCGGGCATGGCGCGCGAGAGCGCGCACCAGCTCGGGACGCCGCTGTCGAGCCTCAGCGGGTGGATCGACCTGCTGGACGACGAGGTCACCGAGCAGGGACGGCACGCGAAGCCGATGATGAAGTCGGCCGTCGACAGCATGAAGGCCGATCTGGAGCGGCTGGAGCGCGTCGCCCACCGCTTCGAGCGCATCGGCCGCGAGCCGAAGCGCGACGACGTGGACGTCGCCGTGCTGGTGGACCGGATCGTCGCCTACTTCAAGCGCCGCGTCCCCACGCGGAGCGCCGCCGTCACCGTGCGCGCGCACCGGCCGCGCGACCCGGTGGTCGTGAAGGGCGACGCCGTGCTGCTGGAGTGGGTGCTGGAGGCGCTCACGAAGAACGCGGTCGACGCGCTGGCCGGCCGCGGCGGCAAGATCGACGTGATGGTCGAGCGGAGGGACGACGGCACCGTGCGCCTCCGCGTCGCCGACGACGGGCCGGGCATCCCGCCCAAGCTGCGGCGCCGCATCTTCGACGCGGGCTTCAGCACCAAGGAACGCGGCTGGGGCATCGGCCTCTCGCTGGCGCGCCGCATCGTCGAGGAGAACCACGGCGGCCGCATCGCGCTCGTGCCGAGCGACCGTGGCGCGACCTTCGACGTTATCTTGTCGTGA